The following proteins are encoded in a genomic region of Oceaniferula marina:
- a CDS encoding sodium:solute symporter family protein has product MFGLGIVDLVVIAVYFLAMVGIGFWAMSRIKNQEDFFLGGRRMGKIIQIFANFGQATSSDTGPSVATTTYHNGAAGIWSALMMVFATPFFWFTSVWYRRMRVMTLGDFFTKRYHSKGIGGAYSALMAVGLCVLLSLGFISMLKTVQALTPKAESELTVNEKAEYARALELKSLESMDASSLSVAESTRLENLRQEAPRQVFSHMNKHILVWSIVIIVCLYSIAGGLEAALISDLIQGVFILLLSVMLIPFAADQINAIYGGTGLMGAFEALHEQKSMSFFQILGSPKAMDFTWYYIAAIGFMGLITATAQANTFVTPSSSKDEYSARFGMTFGIYLKRLVTVLWGVTAMFAVLLFADKMTDPDLLWGYASRELLGPLNMGLIGLMIAALMAALMSTADMMMITASGLITHNLYRPLFPNKSEKHYVAFGRCVGGLVVLGAAVLTLASDSVLGLLKLWWEFGTVFAASLWMGILWKKTTSKAVWAQMTLSTIFFFTLPLLSPLVPGLKTNAYLLKQTESRSIEQVYPRATQEDVDRQSAAIAAYEKLAPEDRSSAPPDVIKLNEPWSKSYLMPRKSVFWTDGIEVETLDEGTEVAQGKGRLNVLLVVIDKMGFDLSANPYALNETIRVLLRTFLPFVLLIIVSLMTRRSKEEEEAADQTAARILTPVLADGDEDAQLVAQHESDPSLVDDHKLFGPNSHWTFSKWNKVDAIGFGINVLALLAIIGFLYFVVGLGG; this is encoded by the coding sequence ATGTTTGGATTAGGAATCGTAGATTTGGTTGTCATCGCTGTCTATTTTTTGGCGATGGTTGGGATTGGTTTTTGGGCGATGTCCCGGATTAAAAACCAAGAAGATTTTTTTCTCGGAGGGCGGAGAATGGGGAAAATTATTCAGATTTTTGCCAACTTTGGACAAGCGACCTCTTCTGATACTGGCCCTTCTGTGGCGACGACCACCTATCACAATGGGGCCGCGGGTATTTGGTCTGCTTTGATGATGGTTTTCGCAACGCCGTTTTTTTGGTTTACTTCGGTTTGGTACCGGCGGATGCGAGTGATGACGCTGGGCGATTTTTTTACCAAGCGTTATCATTCCAAAGGGATTGGTGGAGCCTACTCGGCCTTGATGGCCGTGGGCTTGTGTGTGCTTCTCTCGTTAGGTTTTATTTCGATGTTAAAAACCGTTCAAGCGCTCACGCCGAAGGCGGAAAGTGAACTGACGGTTAATGAAAAAGCTGAGTATGCCAGAGCTCTGGAACTAAAGTCATTAGAATCGATGGATGCCAGCTCTTTAAGTGTGGCAGAGAGCACGCGATTAGAGAATTTACGTCAAGAAGCGCCTCGGCAGGTGTTTTCTCACATGAACAAACACATCCTTGTTTGGTCGATCGTGATAATCGTTTGCCTCTATTCCATTGCTGGAGGATTGGAAGCTGCGCTTATCAGTGATTTGATTCAAGGCGTGTTCATTTTGTTGTTATCGGTGATGCTGATTCCATTTGCGGCAGATCAAATCAACGCCATTTATGGAGGCACCGGGTTGATGGGGGCATTTGAGGCATTGCATGAACAGAAATCGATGTCGTTTTTTCAGATTTTAGGGTCACCCAAGGCGATGGATTTTACCTGGTATTATATTGCCGCCATCGGTTTTATGGGGCTGATCACCGCAACGGCTCAGGCGAACACCTTTGTTACTCCAAGTTCCTCCAAGGATGAATACTCGGCGCGCTTCGGAATGACCTTCGGGATTTACCTCAAGCGTTTAGTGACCGTGCTTTGGGGCGTGACTGCCATGTTTGCGGTTCTGCTTTTCGCCGATAAAATGACCGACCCAGATTTGCTGTGGGGCTACGCTTCTCGTGAGTTATTGGGGCCCTTGAATATGGGCTTGATTGGTCTGATGATTGCAGCACTTATGGCGGCCCTCATGTCAACAGCCGACATGATGATGATTACGGCATCGGGATTGATCACCCATAATCTATACCGGCCTTTATTTCCGAATAAATCTGAGAAGCATTACGTTGCCTTTGGCCGTTGTGTTGGGGGGCTGGTTGTGTTGGGGGCTGCGGTTTTGACCTTGGCGAGTGATAGCGTTTTGGGGCTTCTGAAGCTTTGGTGGGAGTTTGGAACGGTATTTGCGGCGTCTCTATGGATGGGGATTTTATGGAAAAAAACGACATCGAAGGCGGTGTGGGCCCAGATGACGCTGAGTACGATCTTCTTTTTTACGCTGCCACTCCTGTCGCCCCTCGTGCCAGGTCTCAAGACGAATGCGTATCTCTTAAAACAAACAGAATCACGATCGATTGAGCAGGTTTACCCGCGGGCAACCCAGGAAGATGTCGATCGTCAGTCTGCTGCCATTGCCGCGTATGAAAAGCTGGCTCCTGAAGATCGGTCATCGGCGCCACCGGATGTTATCAAGCTCAATGAACCATGGAGCAAGAGCTATTTAATGCCTCGTAAGAGCGTGTTTTGGACAGATGGTATCGAGGTGGAAACCTTGGACGAGGGAACGGAAGTTGCTCAAGGAAAAGGTCGCTTGAATGTTCTACTCGTCGTCATCGATAAAATGGGATTTGATTTAAGTGCTAACCCGTATGCTCTGAACGAAACGATCCGGGTCTTATTGCGCACATTTCTGCCTTTCGTTTTACTGATTATTGTGAGTCTCATGACGCGCCGCAGTAAGGAAGAGGAGGAAGCCGCAGATCAAACAGCCGCTCGTATCCTCACCCCTGTTCTTGCTGATGGAGATGAGGATGCCCAATTAGTAGCTCAGCATGAAAGTGATCCTTCCTTAGTGGACGACCATAAGCTGTTTGGTCCGAACTCTCATTGGACATTCAGTAAGTGGAACAAGGTGGATGCTATCGGATTTGGCATTAATGTGTTGGCTCTGCTCGCGATCATCGGCTTTCTTTACTTTGTTGTCGGGTTGGGAGGCTAA